A genomic window from Hyla sarda isolate aHylSar1 chromosome 8, aHylSar1.hap1, whole genome shotgun sequence includes:
- the LOC130285315 gene encoding uncharacterized protein LOC130285315, which yields MEVIEDPKTISKDIRTQTMTSNIGTPDPVLNNYIKDLVDDSVSGSVNSAVQSAVSILQDSISKSMSLVLSSSGHNITVPNIPLPNISTPSDQFWSPETSVSKLAKGFHTHKKATSKRHHTHDGKVPHKKRAKGVRQVTSNDYRPIPGHSDSAIIALNQPSVQEEVKTKKPRKTVHRSKPNSFNEYTSDDSADSPLEDALEDLEYISDESGEIIEDPDTQEAIILDPDTSYFDPSLIHHPRSGEWLPKPVVAMFLAQRVNKGLDKSTRSKLKSECPRPSLPHCSSTTPDIDPVLNKFLMKSGKNPKKGIDRSFRACQDKLLDMLGPLSKILDLVEESSVTQRPVDTEVLKGWAQRAVCFLGNANVALSTERKRSILMRIDPQLTNLASNEPPKPTEGLLFGEEFIHEMNKYVGLFSSINKAQSNLKKVFSNRVFGRAGKGRSRFSGRSQPFRHSSRGSFPSYQQSYQHSYQPPYGPPTSNPSPFFPYRARPWRARGQRGVPRARPSASAV from the exons ATGGAGGTAATTGAGGATCCTAAAACAATTTCTAAAGATATCCGCACCCAGACCATGACCTCTAACATTGGTACTCCTGACCCAGTACTGAATAATTATATTAAGGACCTAGTAGATGACTCTGTATCTGGGTCGGTAAATTCTGCTGTTCAATCAGCTGTTTCTATACTCCAGGACAGTATTTCAAAATCTATGTCCTTGGTGTTATCCAGTTCTGGGCACAATATTACTGTACCTAATATTCCCCTACCTAATATTTCAACTCCATCTGACCAATTCTGGTCACCAGAGACTTCAGTCTCCAAGTTGGCTAAGGGTTTTCATACCCATAAGAAAGCCACCTCAAAAAGGCATCACACTCATGACGGCAAAGTTCCCCATAAAAAACGTGCCAAAGGGGTTCGCCAAGTTACATCTAATGATTACAGACCTATACCAGGTCACTCTGATAGTGCTATTATCGCACTCAATCAACCCTCTGTACAAGAGGAAGTTAAAACCAAAAAACCTAGAAAAACCGTACATCGGTCTAAACCAAACTCATTCAACGAGTATACTTCTGATGACTCCGCTGACTCACCTCTAGAAGATGCCTTAGAGGATTTAGAATACATTTCAGATGAGAGCGGTGAAATAATTGAAGACCCTGATACTCAGGAAGCAATTATATTAGATCCGGACACCTCTTATTTTGACCCTTCCCTTATTCATCACCCTAGATCCGGGGAATGGCTCCCTAAACCTGTAGTGGCTATGTTTCTTGCTCAACGGGTTAATAAGGGACTAGATAAATCCACCCGTAGTAAACTTAAATCTGAATGTCCGAGaccctctctccctcactgttccTCTACTACTCCAGACATTGACCCCGTTTTGAACAAATTTTTAATGAAATCTGGCAAAAACCCTAAAAAAGGGATAGACAGAAGTTTTAGGGCCTGTCAGGATAAACTCCTTGACATGCTTGGCCCACTGTCAAAAATTCTTGATTTGGTGGAGGAATCCTCTGTCACTCAGAGACCCGTTGATACGGAAGTTTTAAAAGGATGGGCTCAACGGGCAGTATGCTTTCTTGGCAATGCCAACGTAGCCCTATCCACTGAGCGGAAACGCTCCATCCTTATGAGGATTGACCCCCAATTGACTAATTTGGCCTCAAATGAACCCCCTAAACCCACAGAAGGCCTTTTATTTGGGGAAGAATTTATTCATGAAATGAACAAATATGTGGGATTATTTTCTTCCATTAATAAAGCACAGTCAAATTTAAAAAAGGTTTTCTCTAATCGAGTTTTTGGAAGGGCCGGAAAGGGAAGGAGCCGCTTTTCCGGCCGTTCTCAACCATTCAGACATTCTTCAAGAGGCTCCTTCCCTTCATATCAACAGTCCTATCAGCATTCCTATCAACCACCCTATGGACCACCAACTTCCAACCCCTCTCCATTCTTCCCATACCGAGCCCGACCCTGGAGGGCTAGAGGCCAACGTGGAGTGCCAAGAGCAAGACCTTCAGCTTCAG CTGTTTGA